The genomic stretch GGGTCGTCCACTCCGCGGTGCAGGGCGATCGGACGGTGCCCGAGGTGCTCGCGGCCCTGCGGACCCTCGACGCCGATGAGAACATCGACGTGATCGTGATCGCGCGCGGCGGCGGCGACTTCCAGAACCTCCTCGGCTTCAGCGACGAGGCCCTCGTGCGCGCGGTCGCCGCCTGCTCCACTGCGGTCGTCAGCGCCATCGGCCACGAGGCCGACCGCCCACTCCTCGACGAGGTCGCCGATCTGCGCGCCTCCACGCCCACCGACGCGGCCAAGCGGGTCGTGCCCGACGTCTCCGACGAGCTGCTGCGGGTGCAACAGGCGCGACTGCGGATGACCGGCCGGGTGAGCGGGCTGGTCTCGCACGAGATCGACCGGCTCTCGCAGCTGCGCTCGCGCCCTGTCCTCGCGCAGCCGCGGGTGCTGGTGGATCGCCACGCCGAGGAGCTGACCCGCTGGGTCGCGCGCGGCGCTGAACTGGTCGAGCGCCGCCTCGAGCGCGCGCACCTCGAGGTCGAGCGCCTCCACGGTCACCTGCGTGCCCTCTCCCCCCAGCACACCCTCGACCGCGGCTACGCGATCGTGCACAACGCGGCCGGTCATGTCGTCCGCGTGCCCGGGGATGCTCCCGCGGGCGGCGCGCTCGTCCTCACACTCGCGGAGGGAGCCGTCGGCGCACGTTCCGAGGGCCCCGTCGGCGATCCGGCAGGCCGCTGCTGAGCACGCCGAGCCCCGCCTCATCCCTCAGCCCCGGTCGATAGGATCACCCCCATGCCCGACTCCCCCGACGCCCCGGCGACCGACTCCGACGTCTCGGGATTCTCGTACGAGCAGGCGCGTGACGAGCTCGTCCGTGTCGTCTCCGAACTGGAGCAGGGCAGCTCCACGCTCGAGCGCTCGCTCGCCCTGTGGGAGCGCGGCGAATCCCTCGCCGCCCGCTGCGAGGAGTGGCTGAGGGGAGCACGCGCCCGGCTGGACGCGGCCCGCTCGGGAGGGGCGAGCGCCGGATGAGCCGCAGCAAGCCCGCACGGGTCGTCGCCGAGCTCGGACGTCCGGAGACCGCCGCGGAGACCGCCGCCCGCAAGGCCGAGAATTCCCGCCTCTACCGCCAGCGCAAGACGGTCAACAATCTCGTCTTCTCGCTGCTCGCCACCGTCGGCGCCGTGGCACTGATCGTGTTGCTCGTCCCCCGGGGCGACACCGTCGACTTCTCCTCGGTTGATGTCCCGCGCGTCGCCGCGCAGGTCCAGCTCGGCGAGCAGCAGACGCTGGCCGTACCCAGCCTGCCCGAGGGCTGGAAGGCCAACGCGGCTGAGCTCCGGCGCGAGAACGGCACCGACTACTGGTACGTCGGCCTGATCACCCCCAAGGCGGGCTACATCGGCCTGAGCCAAGGGCTCGGCGCGGACCCGGCCTGGGTCGCGACTCAGCTGGACCGCCGGGCGGCGACGGGGGTCGAGACGATCGGGGGTCGCGACTGGACCGTCTACGACCACCGCGACTCCGGCGCCGACACCGGCAACACGCCCTACGCACTCGCGACGACGGAGGGCTCCAGCACCTACCTCGTCTACGGCACGGCCCCGACGGACGAGATCCGCCGGGTCGTCGACGCCATCGCCCCGCAGATCGGCCAGGAGGAGTCCCGATGAGCCTCGGCACCACCAGCACTGTCCCCCGCGAGTCGCGCCCGCCGGCGTGGGTCTGGAAGGAAATGCTCCGGGGCAATCAGCGCTTCGTCGCGGGCGAACCACGCCACCCCCGCCAGGACGTCGAGCGCCGAACCGAGCTCGCCGCCGCTCAGGCTCCGCTCGCCGCGCTCTTCGGTTGCAGCGACTCCCGCCTCGCGGCCGAGATCATCTTCGACCTAGGCCTCGGTGACCTCTTCGTCGTCCGCAACGCCGGCCAGGTGATCGCCGACTCCATCATCGGCTCGCTCGAGTACGGGGTGGCCGTCCTCGGTGTGAAAGTACTGCTCGTGCTCGGGCACGACGAGTGCGGAGCGGTCCGCGCGGCGATCCAGTCGCAAGCGCCCGGAGCCGAGCGGCTCCCGCCGCACATCGAGCACCTGATCGAGCCGATCATCCCCGCCGTCCGCCGACAGGTGGGCGTGCAGCCGGACGGCCGCGTGCTCGTCGACCCGTCGGCGATCGACGCGCTGGCCGTCGGCCGCGAGCACCTGCGCGACACCGTCGGCGAGCTGCTCCAGCGCTCCCCGCTCATCGCGGACGCGGTCGCCACCGGGGAACTCGCCCTGGTCGGCGCCAATTACCGGCTCTCGGACGGCACCGTCATATCCGACGTCGTGCTCGGGATCGAGCCGCCCGAGCTCAGCCCCTATCTCTCCGAGCTGGAGCGCGACTCCAGCTCGACCCCCTCCGCCGCTCCGAGCCCGGTGGGATCGGATCCCGCATGAGCGGCTCCGGACAGCACAGCAGCAACCGACCAGATAAGGACGAACACAGCGTGGTGGATCACTCCCCGACCGACGACTCCGGCGACTTCCGGATCGAGCACGACACGATGGGCGAGGTGCGGGTCCCGCGCGACGCCCTCTACGCCGCGCAGACCCAGCGGGCGGTCGAGAACTTCCCGATCTCGGGTGCGGGCCTCGAGCCGGCGCAGATCGCGGCCCTCGCCCGCATCAAGAAGGCCGCGGCGCTCGCGAACGCCGAGCTGGGCGTCCTCGACTCCGACGTCGCGACTGCCATCGCGGACGCGGCCGACCTCGTCGTCGGCGGCGGCTACGAGGCGCACTTCCCGATCGACGTCTACCAGACCGGCTCGGGCACCTCCTCGAACATGAACATGAACGAGGTCCTCAGCTCGCTCGCGACCACGGCTCTCGGCCGCACCGTGCATCCGAACGACCACGTCAACGCCTCGCAGTCCTCCAACGACGTCTTCCCCACCTCCGTGCACGTCGCCGTCACCGGCGCGCTGATCGAATCGCTGATCCCCTCGCTCGAGCAGCTCGCCGAGTCGCTCGAGGTCAAGGCGGAGCAGTGGGCCGAGGTCGTCAAGGCCGGTCGCACGCACCTGATGGACGCCACCCCGGTGACGCTCGGGCAGGAGTTCGGTGGCTACGCTGCGCAGATCCGCCTCGGTATCGAGCGTGTGCAGTCGGCGCTCCCCCGCGTCGCCGAAGTTCCGCTCGGCGGCACCGCGGTCGGCACCGGGATCAACACCCCCGCCGGTTTCCCGCAGAAGGTCATCGCGCGTCTCGCGGAGGAGACGGGGCTGCCCGTCACCGAGGCCCGCAACCACTTCGAGGCCCAGGGGGCGCGCGACTCGCTGGTCGAGGCCTCCGGCGCGCTGCGGGTGCTCGCGGTGAGTCTGACGAAGATCAACAACGATCTGCGCTGGATGGGCTCCGGACCGAACACCGGGCTCGGCGAGCTGCGGATCCCTGATCTGCAGCCCGGCTCCTCGATCATGCCCGGCAAGGTGAATCCGGTGATCCCGGAGGCGGTCCTCATGGTGTGCGCGCGCGTGATCGGCAACGACGCCACGATCGCCTGGGCCGGCGCGTCGGGTGCCTTCGAACTGAACGTGGCGATCCCGGTGATGGGCACGGCGCTGCTGGAGTCGATCCGACTGCTCTCGAACTCGGCAGTTGTGCTCGCCGACAAGACCGTCGACGGCCTCGAGGCCGACGTCGAGCACGCGCGGGCCCTCGCCGAGTCCTCGCCCTCGATCGTCACTCCGCTGAACAAGGTGATCGGCTACGAGGCCGCGGCCAAGGTCGCGAAGAACTCAGTCGCCAAGGGCATCACGGTCCGCGAGTCGGTCGTCGACCTCGGCTTCATCGAGCGCGGCGAGGTGACGCAGGAGCAGCTCGACAGCGCCCTCGACGTCATGTCGATGACGCACCCCGGCTGAGCCCGGCCCCCTGATGGCCCGTCCCTGCGCTCCCGGCGGGACGGGCCATCAGAGCATCAGCCAGAACGCCGCGAGCTGGAACGGGCCGAACGCGACGTGTCCGCGGCCTCGTAATGCGAGCACCCACACTCCGGCCAGCACGAAGGCGAGGGCCGGTGCTGCGGCGACCCGGTGAGGTCCGAGGGCGGCGAGCGGAGGCGCGAGCGCCGCTCCGAGCTTCACGTCACCGAGGCCGAGCCCTCCCCCCGCGTGCAGGGCGCCGAGGCCCAGTGCCGTCGCGAGGAGGGCAATGAGCGTCTCCGGCGTCGGCGCGAGCGCGGCTTCCGTGGCCAACAACGGCAGAGTGATCGCGTTCGGGAGACGCCTCCCGCGCACGTCCGCCAGCACCAGCGGCACGCTCACGAGCGCCACCGGGACGAGGCCGGGCACCTCCCCGAGGCGCGGTGCCGCGATCACGAGCAGCAGGGCGGCGCCGAGCAGGACGGCCGCGCGGTCGAGCAGGGGTCCGCGGATCATCCGCCGAGACTAGAACGCACTGCCATCCGCTCGTCACCGTTCTCCACAGGGCCCGCCGGCGATGGCCCTAGGGAGGGAATCGGCCGGATTGCTCGCCCTGGCGCCCGCCGCCGCGTGGTCAGCTTGTCGGAGGCAGCGGTCCGAGCAGGAGCGAGGCCCAGGCGCCGTGCGCCGACGAGTCGTCGGAGGGGTGGAACTGCCCCGCCAGCACGTCGCGAGAGAGGCGGCCGAGTTCCGACCGGCGCGCGTAGGCCGAACCGCCCGCGATCCGCACGGCACTCTCGACCACGCGCAGCGCCCCCTCCGTGGTGCGGATCTTCACGCCCACGAGCGAGGGGAACCAGCGCGCACCCCGGTCGACGAGCGCGTCCACGTCCGCCGCCGCTGAGCGCAGCGGGGCTTGGAGTCCGTCGAGCAGCATCCCGACCGCGGCGACCCGGTGGCGCACATCGGGGTCCTCGGCGAGTGGCCGCCCGCCCGAGCGGAGGGAAGTCCGGCGCTGCACCGAGACGACGGCCACGTCGAGCGCCCGCTGCGCGACACCGAGATAGACCGAGGAGATCAGCAGCTCGAACGCCGCGAAGACCGCGAAGACGAAGGGGTCGGCGCTCGGTCCGACGGGCAGCGAGCGGATCATCCGCTCGGCCGGGACAACGACTCCGTCGAGCACTGTCGTGCGACTCTGTGTCGCGCGCATGCCCAGCGTGTCCCAGTCGTCGTGAACCTCGAGTCCGGCGACGGGCGTCTCCGGGGTCTCCCGGTCGACGAAGCCATGCACGAGGCATGGTTGGGGGCCGCTGTCGTCGCGCCCGAAGACACCGAGCCGCGTCCACACGGGCGCGAGGGACGTGAAGACCTTCGTGCCGGTGAAGCGGTAGCCGCCGTCGCCGACCGGCTCCGCACGGGTCAGCGAGTCCGAGAGCACCAGATCGTTTCCCGCCTCGCTGTTGCCGAAGGCGAAGACGTGACCCGCCGCAGCCTCGACGAGCACCGAGCGGAGGGAGTCGTCGCCGCGGTCGAGCAGGAGGCGTGCGATCCCGGTCCAGACCAGGTGCATGTTAACGGCGAGCGCCGTCGCCGGGGCCGCGGTCGCGAGGCGCGTCTGCTCAGCGGCCGCTTGTTCTAAGCCGACGCCCACACCGCCGAGGTCCTCGGGAACGAGCAGCGCGAGGTAGCCGATCGCGCGCAACTCCTCCAGATCCTCGTAGCAGAACGCGTTGCGCTCGTCGTAGTCGGCCGCACGGCCGCGGAAGCGCTCGAGGAGCGCGTCGTCGAGGATGCTCACCCGCCCCACGCTACGCCCCGCGCCTGCGGCTCGCGGAACCGCCTCCGGCTCGCAGGAACCAGCGGATCCTCCGAGCCGGAAGCTCCCCGACGAGCCGAAAGCCCGCTCAGGCGAGTTCGTGCGACTCCAGCATCTCGGTGACCAGCGCCGCGATCGCCGAGCGCTCCGAGCGGGTCAGCGTGACGTGCGCGAACAGCGGGTGCCCCTTCAGCGTCTCGATCACGGAGGCGACTCCGTCGTGCCGCCCGACCCGAAGGTTGTCGCGCTGCGCCACGTCGTGAGTCAGCACCACCCGGGAATTCTGGCCGACGCGCGAGAGCACCGTGAGCAGAACGTTGCGCTCCAGCGACTGCGCCTCATCCACGATCACGAACGCATCATGCAGCGAGCGTCCGCGAATGTGGGTGAGCGGCAGCACCTCGAGCATGCCCCGCTCGATCACCTCATCGAGCACGTTCTGCGAGACCAGCGCGCCGAGTGTGTCGAAAACCGCCTGCGCCCAGGGATTCATCTTCTCGGCAGCGTCGCCGGGCAAGAAGCCAAGATCCTGACCGCCCACCGCGTAGAGCGGCCGGAAGACCATGATTTTCTTATGCTGGCGCTTCTCAAGCACGGCCTCCAGCCCCGCGCAGAGCGCGAGCGCCGACTTGCCGGTGCCGGCTCGGCCGCCGAGCGAGACGATCCCCACCTCCTGATCCAGGAGCAGGTCGATCGCGAGCCGCTGCTCCGCCGAGCGCCCGTGCAGGCCGAACACGTCCTTATCGCCGCGTACTAGCGTGATCTGCCGCTTCCCGGTGACCCGGGCGAGGGCGGAGCCGCGGTCGGAGTGGACGACGAGTCCGGTATTGACCGGGATGTCGGCCACGACGTCGGTGAACAGGCGCTCGCGGTCGTACAGCTCGCTCATCGCGTCGCCGCCGAGCGTCACGTCGTCCATGCCGGTCCAGCCGGACTCGGGGGCCTGCTCGGCGAGGTACTCCTCAGCGGCGAGACCGATGGACGCAGCTTTCACGCGCATCGGCATGTCCTTGGACACGACGGTGACCGCGGCGCCCTCACTCTGCAGGTTGAGGGCGACGGCGAGGATCCGCGCATCGTTGTCGCCCATCTGCAGCCCGCTCGGCAGAACCGACATGTTCGAGTGGTTCAGCTCAACCCGGAGTGTGCCACCCCGGCCGACCGCGATCGGAAAGTCGAGCCGCTCGTGCTGCACCCGCAGCTCGTCGAGGTGGCGCAGAGCCTGCCGCGCGAAGTAGCCGATCTCGGGGTCGTTGCGCTTGCCCTCGAGTTCGCTGATGACGACGATCGGCAGCACCACCGCATGCTCGGCGAACCGGAACATCGAGGAGGGGTCCGACAGCAGGACCGAGGTGTCCAGGACGTACGTGCGCTGGAGCTGATCGGTCGGCTCCGCGGAGCCGTTCTGCGCGTGGCGGTGGAGACTCCCCTGCGCGCCGGTCTGCGGATTCATGCCCTGGGGAACTGTCACGACGACTCTCCACACTCCGGGGGCCGAGCCCCCGGCTCATGTCCTCGAGCCGGCCTCTTCGGTGTCTGACGTTCACCGCGCAGTATCCCTTCGGCGTCTGCGCGATGTCGAGCCCTACGTCTGCGGCCGTCTCGACCAGGCGCTGTACCTGATGACTTGAACCTAACCCGGCGAATGACATCCGTGTGTTTCCCACCGCGACGAATGTGTAACCAGTGTGTGAACGTGCGGAATCCGGCCTGATCGCCCAGGACTCGCACACCCGCGGGGCGTCCGACGTCGATCTCCTAGCACGCCTCGCACAGGAGGACTTCGACGGCATCATCACCCGCGACCGCAAGCAGCTCGTCCACGACGACGAACGCACTGCGCTCAGGCGCGCGGGACTGCACTGGGTGGGCGTGGACCGCGGCGCTGTCGACGTACAACTGTGCCCGGTACGCGAAGCGCGCCCTCGAGACCATCGAACGGCGAAGGGCCTCCGGAGTGCCCGCGAGTGTTCCCGCGTGGAGCGCAGATCCGTTCGACGACCTAACAGGCGCCCGAAGTGACTGACGCGAGAGACAGCCGCACAGTAGCATCGGCTCGAGGGTGAATTCTTGCGTGGAGCGGAATCTGAGAGTGAGAGTGCAACGCGCTGGCTTCGGGTCCGCGAGTCTGGTGCACTTTGTGCCATCCCCACACCTGAGCCGATACAATCGCGGCCTAACCCGACCACGCCCGTAGTCCTTCGGGCTACAGCCGCTTTCGGAAGGAGCATCGCATGACCACCATCACCCACCGTCACGGCTCCGACCGCAGCCGTCCCGGAGTGCTCGGGCAGGTCGCTCTTCTAGTGAGCGGACGCGGGCGCGTCGTTCGCCGAGGGCCGGCGCCCGGTCAGGACACCACGCAGTTTCTGCTCTCCAGCGGCAACCGCGAGCGTCTGTTGCGCAGCATCGACGAACTCAACGGCGGCGAGGGTCGCGAACACGATACTCGTTGAGGATCATCTGGTCCGCAGATGCGTGGGAGGAGTACCAGGAGTGGCTCGAACCTCAGCGTAAGAAGGACCTCAAGAAGCTCAACGGCTTTATCAAGGAGATTCGGCGCGGATCTTTCTACGAGGGCCTGGGCGATCCTGAGCCGCTCAAGTATGAGCTCGAGGGCTGGTATTCACGCCGCATCACCTTGGCCGACCGACTCGTGTACCGGGTTTCTGACGCCGGGGACCTCGAGATAGCGCAGTGCCGCGGCCACTACTGATCTGACCAGATGAGCAGTCCCGCTCGGGTAATGCAGCTGCGGACCAGCGCTCTCGCGGTCCGACAGGGAATGCTTCACACGGCTCCGGCTCGACGACGACGATGCCCGCACGCTCGTGCTCGTCGCGGGAACCCACGACCGCCAGCCCGAACTCGTCGGCCAGATCCACGATCGCGCTGACCCGCTCCGCCACGAGCGCAACGTCGCCGAGAGTGGGCCCACGCGGCCGAAGTCGAGGTAGCCGGTCTCCTCGCCGAATCCGGCGAGGTAGTCCTCGGTCGTGGTGAGGCGGGTGGCCCGTTCGAACTCCTGCCTGCCCTTCCGGTCGGTGGTGCGGCAGGAGCCGCGAGATCAGCTACCGAAGCGGCGGTGGCGCC from Rathayibacter rathayi encodes the following:
- the xseA gene encoding exodeoxyribonuclease VII large subunit; translation: MTDAPPTADAPWPVGLLASKIKGWIERLGTAWVEGEITQWGVSGGNVYGKLKDLSGDATIGFTVWSSVRSRLPADLKQGDRVIALVKPNYWVKGGTLSMQVFEMRHVGLGDLLEALERLRRQLASEGLFDASRKKPLPFLPHGVGLITGKDSDAEKDVLRNAQLRWPAVRFRVVHSAVQGDRTVPEVLAALRTLDADENIDVIVIARGGGDFQNLLGFSDEALVRAVAACSTAVVSAIGHEADRPLLDEVADLRASTPTDAAKRVVPDVSDELLRVQQARLRMTGRVSGLVSHEIDRLSQLRSRPVLAQPRVLVDRHAEELTRWVARGAELVERRLERAHLEVERLHGHLRALSPQHTLDRGYAIVHNAAGHVVRVPGDAPAGGALVLTLAEGAVGARSEGPVGDPAGRC
- a CDS encoding class II fumarate hydratase, with the translated sequence MVDHSPTDDSGDFRIEHDTMGEVRVPRDALYAAQTQRAVENFPISGAGLEPAQIAALARIKKAAALANAELGVLDSDVATAIADAADLVVGGGYEAHFPIDVYQTGSGTSSNMNMNEVLSSLATTALGRTVHPNDHVNASQSSNDVFPTSVHVAVTGALIESLIPSLEQLAESLEVKAEQWAEVVKAGRTHLMDATPVTLGQEFGGYAAQIRLGIERVQSALPRVAEVPLGGTAVGTGINTPAGFPQKVIARLAEETGLPVTEARNHFEAQGARDSLVEASGALRVLAVSLTKINNDLRWMGSGPNTGLGELRIPDLQPGSSIMPGKVNPVIPEAVLMVCARVIGNDATIAWAGASGAFELNVAIPVMGTALLESIRLLSNSAVVLADKTVDGLEADVEHARALAESSPSIVTPLNKVIGYEAAAKVAKNSVAKGITVRESVVDLGFIERGEVTQEQLDSALDVMSMTHPG
- a CDS encoding exodeoxyribonuclease VII small subunit, with product MPDSPDAPATDSDVSGFSYEQARDELVRVVSELEQGSSTLERSLALWERGESLAARCEEWLRGARARLDAARSGGASAG
- a CDS encoding DUF4245 domain-containing protein, which codes for MSRSKPARVVAELGRPETAAETAARKAENSRLYRQRKTVNNLVFSLLATVGAVALIVLLVPRGDTVDFSSVDVPRVAAQVQLGEQQTLAVPSLPEGWKANAAELRRENGTDYWYVGLITPKAGYIGLSQGLGADPAWVATQLDRRAATGVETIGGRDWTVYDHRDSGADTGNTPYALATTEGSSTYLVYGTAPTDEIRRVVDAIAPQIGQEESR
- a CDS encoding PhoH family protein, whose translation is MNPQTGAQGSLHRHAQNGSAEPTDQLQRTYVLDTSVLLSDPSSMFRFAEHAVVLPIVVISELEGKRNDPEIGYFARQALRHLDELRVQHERLDFPIAVGRGGTLRVELNHSNMSVLPSGLQMGDNDARILAVALNLQSEGAAVTVVSKDMPMRVKAASIGLAAEEYLAEQAPESGWTGMDDVTLGGDAMSELYDRERLFTDVVADIPVNTGLVVHSDRGSALARVTGKRQITLVRGDKDVFGLHGRSAEQRLAIDLLLDQEVGIVSLGGRAGTGKSALALCAGLEAVLEKRQHKKIMVFRPLYAVGGQDLGFLPGDAAEKMNPWAQAVFDTLGALVSQNVLDEVIERGMLEVLPLTHIRGRSLHDAFVIVDEAQSLERNVLLTVLSRVGQNSRVVLTHDVAQRDNLRVGRHDGVASVIETLKGHPLFAHVTLTRSERSAIAALVTEMLESHELA
- a CDS encoding acyl-CoA dehydrogenase family protein, producing the protein MGRVSILDDALLERFRGRAADYDERNAFCYEDLEELRAIGYLALLVPEDLGGVGVGLEQAAAEQTRLATAAPATALAVNMHLVWTGIARLLLDRGDDSLRSVLVEAAAGHVFAFGNSEAGNDLVLSDSLTRAEPVGDGGYRFTGTKVFTSLAPVWTRLGVFGRDDSGPQPCLVHGFVDRETPETPVAGLEVHDDWDTLGMRATQSRTTVLDGVVVPAERMIRSLPVGPSADPFVFAVFAAFELLISSVYLGVAQRALDVAVVSVQRRTSLRSGGRPLAEDPDVRHRVAAVGMLLDGLQAPLRSAAADVDALVDRGARWFPSLVGVKIRTTEGALRVVESAVRIAGGSAYARRSELGRLSRDVLAGQFHPSDDSSAHGAWASLLLGPLPPTS
- a CDS encoding Txe/YoeB family addiction module toxin — its product is MRIIWSADAWEEYQEWLEPQRKKDLKKLNGFIKEIRRGSFYEGLGDPEPLKYELEGWYSRRITLADRLVYRVSDAGDLEIAQCRGHY
- a CDS encoding carbonic anhydrase; amino-acid sequence: MSLGTTSTVPRESRPPAWVWKEMLRGNQRFVAGEPRHPRQDVERRTELAAAQAPLAALFGCSDSRLAAEIIFDLGLGDLFVVRNAGQVIADSIIGSLEYGVAVLGVKVLLVLGHDECGAVRAAIQSQAPGAERLPPHIEHLIEPIIPAVRRQVGVQPDGRVLVDPSAIDALAVGREHLRDTVGELLQRSPLIADAVATGELALVGANYRLSDGTVISDVVLGIEPPELSPYLSELERDSSSTPSAAPSPVGSDPA
- a CDS encoding prepilin peptidase, which codes for MIRGPLLDRAAVLLGAALLLVIAAPRLGEVPGLVPVALVSVPLVLADVRGRRLPNAITLPLLATEAALAPTPETLIALLATALGLGALHAGGGLGLGDVKLGAALAPPLAALGPHRVAAAPALAFVLAGVWVLALRGRGHVAFGPFQLAAFWLML